In Haloterrigena turkmenica DSM 5511, a single genomic region encodes these proteins:
- a CDS encoding NAD(P)-dependent oxidoreductase, with amino-acid sequence MSTNPDVVVLREGTEGLSMESYAETLRERLPEHTVALARTPKEEREFVPQARVVTGITIDEALLAEADRLELFACTFAGTDHVPMDALADHGVAVTNAGGIHAPGIAEQTIANMLVFARNLHEGWRRKQNGEWRHFQSHEFTDSTVTVVGLGSIGQAVVQRLEGFEVETIGIRYTPEKDGPTDEVLGFDEDDIHEAFSRSDYVVLACPLNDLTRNLVDEDALATLPPEAVLVNAARGGIVDTDALVSALQYEGIRGAALDVTDPEPLPNDHELWDLENCLITPHTGGHTPKHWDRLADIVATNLRALEAGEGDDLENAVYQPDGS; translated from the coding sequence ATGAGCACGAATCCAGACGTCGTCGTTCTGAGAGAGGGAACGGAAGGGCTGTCGATGGAATCGTACGCCGAGACCCTCCGCGAGCGGTTGCCCGAGCACACCGTCGCGCTCGCGCGGACGCCGAAGGAAGAGCGCGAGTTCGTCCCGCAGGCGCGGGTCGTGACCGGCATCACGATCGACGAGGCGCTGCTCGCCGAGGCCGACCGCCTCGAGCTGTTCGCCTGCACGTTCGCCGGCACCGACCACGTGCCGATGGACGCGCTGGCGGATCACGGCGTCGCCGTCACGAACGCGGGCGGGATCCACGCGCCCGGCATCGCCGAGCAGACGATCGCCAACATGCTCGTCTTCGCGCGGAACCTCCACGAGGGCTGGCGCCGCAAGCAGAACGGTGAGTGGCGTCACTTCCAGTCCCACGAATTCACCGACAGCACGGTCACGGTCGTCGGCCTCGGCTCAATCGGCCAGGCGGTCGTCCAACGCCTCGAGGGGTTCGAGGTCGAGACGATCGGGATCCGGTACACGCCCGAGAAGGACGGCCCGACCGACGAGGTGCTGGGCTTCGACGAGGACGATATCCACGAGGCCTTCTCCCGCAGCGACTACGTCGTCCTCGCCTGCCCGCTGAACGATCTGACCCGTAATCTCGTCGACGAGGACGCGCTGGCGACGCTGCCGCCCGAGGCCGTGCTCGTCAACGCGGCCCGCGGGGGCATCGTCGACACCGACGCGCTCGTCTCGGCGCTGCAGTACGAGGGGATCCGCGGGGCCGCCCTCGACGTGACCGACCCCGAACCGCTCCCGAACGACCACGAGCTCTGGGACCTCGAGAACTGCCTGATCACGCCCCACACCGGCGGCCACACGCCGAAACACTGGGATCGGCTGGCCGACATCGTCGCGACCAACCTCCGGGCGCTCGAGGCGGGCGAGGGAGACGACCTCGAGAACGCCGTCTATCAGCCCGACGGGAGCTAA
- a CDS encoding FAD-binding and (Fe-S)-binding domain-containing protein: MATEETRSTTDHSDQTSTPDESQLGPPADPREGDPAADPRADYDYVGGDVDRPALVAALRERIDGEVRFDEYSRQLYATDASAYEMTPVGVVLPRSTDDVASVVGYCAENGIPVLPRGGGTSLAGQAVNEAVVLDFTAHMGDVLEIDPDGQRATVQGGAVLADLNGALESHGLKFAPDPAAGNRSTVGGAIGNNSTGAHSLQYGKTDAYVEACEVVLADGSVERFGEVTVGELRERADPDGDLLERIHEALRRVIDEEAAAIREVFPRLKRNVSGYNLDRLVAEAYGTPEAFDENAADSISIDADSDPDPDATVNLARVFAGSEGTLGVVTAATVSLESVPETTSVVLLTYRDLLEAMADVDTIVRNHDPAAVEAIDDVLIELAENTEEFAAVAERLPAGTETALLVEFYAEDDDHGREQVADLLADRLPDEEVPDPSDSETGSSAPVRAFDALEAHDPEGIAELWKLRKSAAPILLSRTSDEKHISFIEDTAVPTENLADYVADFQEVLEEYDTFASFYAHAGPGCMHMRPLVSTKSTAGLEAFESLADDVTDLVVEYGGSVSGEHGDGRARTQWNRKLYGDDVWELFRDLKTAFDPDWLLNPGNVCGDHRMIEQLRFDPDYEFEAGFEPALEWDNDNGFQGMVELCHGCGGCRSEQETTGGVMCPTYRAAEEESLSTRGRANMLRQAMSGDLETDAIDEEFLAEIMDLCVGCKGCARDCPSEVDMAKLKAEVEHAAHQKNGASLRDRLFANVDRLNAVGSALAPLSNWAASLPGSGAIAEKTLGIARERELPTFASESLEDWFKSRGGATVPRESASRRVVLVPDTYTNYNHPDAGKAAVRVLEAAGVHVTIPDAITSTGRPAHSKGFLDRSRERARTNVDALEPFVANGWEVVLVEPSDAVMLQSDYLDLLSGPDVERVAANTYGVMEYVDRFDLLAEVGVDESAARERLTYHGHCHQKATKKDGHAATVLEAAGYEVDALDSGCCGMAGSFGYEAEHYSLSRKIGSILFEQVDDSDGDEVVAPGASCRTQLEGHEGDYPAHPVEKLAAVVR, encoded by the coding sequence ATGGCCACAGAAGAGACGCGTTCCACGACCGACCACAGCGACCAGACGTCGACTCCGGACGAGAGCCAACTCGGGCCGCCGGCGGATCCCCGCGAGGGAGATCCGGCAGCGGATCCGCGGGCCGATTACGACTACGTCGGCGGCGACGTCGACCGTCCCGCGCTCGTGGCGGCGCTGCGCGAGCGGATCGACGGCGAGGTGCGCTTCGACGAGTACAGCAGACAGCTGTACGCGACCGACGCGAGCGCCTACGAGATGACGCCCGTCGGCGTCGTCCTCCCGCGCTCGACCGACGACGTCGCGAGCGTCGTCGGCTACTGCGCCGAGAACGGTATCCCGGTGCTCCCGCGCGGCGGCGGAACGAGCCTCGCCGGACAGGCGGTCAACGAGGCCGTCGTCCTCGATTTCACGGCGCACATGGGCGACGTTCTCGAGATCGACCCCGACGGGCAGCGGGCGACCGTACAGGGCGGAGCCGTCCTCGCCGACCTGAACGGCGCCCTCGAGTCCCACGGACTGAAGTTCGCGCCGGATCCCGCGGCGGGCAACCGCAGCACCGTCGGCGGCGCCATCGGGAACAACTCGACGGGCGCCCACTCGCTGCAGTACGGGAAGACCGACGCCTACGTCGAGGCGTGCGAGGTCGTCCTCGCCGACGGCTCCGTCGAGCGCTTCGGCGAGGTGACGGTCGGCGAACTCCGCGAGCGGGCCGATCCGGACGGCGACCTGCTCGAGCGAATCCACGAGGCGCTGCGCCGCGTGATCGACGAAGAGGCCGCCGCGATCCGCGAGGTCTTCCCGCGACTGAAGCGCAACGTCTCGGGCTACAACCTCGATCGGCTGGTCGCGGAAGCCTACGGGACACCCGAGGCCTTCGACGAGAACGCCGCGGACTCGATCTCGATCGACGCCGACTCCGACCCAGACCCCGACGCGACCGTCAACCTCGCCCGCGTCTTCGCCGGCAGCGAGGGGACCCTCGGCGTTGTCACGGCGGCGACAGTCTCGCTCGAGTCCGTTCCCGAGACCACGTCGGTGGTGCTGTTGACCTACCGCGACCTGCTCGAGGCGATGGCCGACGTCGACACCATCGTCAGGAACCACGACCCGGCGGCCGTCGAGGCGATCGACGACGTCCTGATCGAACTCGCGGAAAATACTGAAGAGTTCGCCGCCGTCGCCGAGCGACTCCCCGCGGGCACCGAGACCGCGCTGCTCGTGGAGTTCTACGCCGAGGACGACGACCACGGCCGCGAGCAGGTCGCGGACCTGCTGGCCGATCGGCTGCCGGACGAGGAAGTTCCGGATCCGAGCGACTCCGAGACCGGCAGTTCGGCGCCGGTCCGTGCTTTCGACGCCCTCGAGGCCCACGACCCCGAGGGGATCGCCGAACTCTGGAAGCTCCGCAAGAGCGCGGCGCCCATTCTGCTCTCGCGGACGTCCGACGAGAAGCACATCTCGTTCATCGAGGACACCGCCGTCCCCACCGAGAATCTCGCGGACTACGTGGCGGACTTTCAGGAAGTCCTCGAGGAGTACGACACGTTCGCGAGCTTCTACGCCCACGCCGGCCCCGGCTGTATGCACATGCGGCCGCTGGTCAGCACCAAGAGCACGGCCGGCCTCGAGGCGTTCGAGTCGCTGGCCGACGACGTGACCGACCTCGTCGTCGAGTACGGCGGGAGCGTGTCGGGCGAGCACGGCGACGGTCGCGCCCGCACCCAGTGGAATCGCAAGCTCTACGGCGACGACGTCTGGGAGCTCTTCCGCGACCTGAAGACGGCGTTCGACCCCGACTGGCTCCTGAATCCGGGCAACGTCTGCGGCGACCACCGCATGATCGAACAGCTCCGGTTCGATCCCGACTACGAGTTCGAGGCCGGCTTTGAGCCCGCACTCGAGTGGGACAACGATAACGGCTTCCAGGGGATGGTCGAGCTCTGTCACGGCTGCGGCGGCTGTCGCAGCGAGCAGGAGACCACCGGCGGCGTGATGTGTCCGACCTACCGCGCCGCCGAAGAGGAGAGCCTGAGTACCCGCGGGCGGGCGAACATGCTCCGACAGGCGATGAGCGGCGACCTTGAGACCGATGCCATCGACGAGGAGTTCCTGGCGGAGATCATGGACCTCTGTGTCGGCTGCAAGGGCTGTGCGCGGGACTGCCCGAGCGAGGTCGACATGGCGAAGCTCAAGGCCGAAGTGGAGCACGCCGCCCATCAGAAGAACGGTGCCAGCTTGCGCGATCGGCTCTTCGCGAACGTCGATCGACTGAACGCCGTCGGGAGCGCGCTCGCGCCGCTATCGAACTGGGCGGCGTCGCTTCCCGGGTCGGGTGCTATCGCCGAGAAGACCCTCGGGATCGCCCGCGAGCGTGAGCTGCCGACGTTCGCGAGCGAGAGCCTCGAGGACTGGTTTAAATCGCGGGGCGGTGCGACGGTGCCCCGCGAGTCGGCCAGCCGACGGGTCGTGCTCGTCCCCGACACGTACACGAATTACAACCATCCCGACGCGGGGAAGGCCGCGGTTCGGGTGCTCGAGGCTGCGGGCGTTCACGTGACGATCCCCGACGCGATCACGTCGACGGGCCGGCCGGCCCACTCGAAGGGCTTCCTCGACCGCTCGCGAGAGCGCGCGCGGACGAACGTCGACGCCCTCGAGCCGTTCGTCGCGAACGGCTGGGAGGTCGTCCTCGTCGAGCCCTCCGACGCCGTGATGCTCCAGTCGGACTACCTGGACCTGCTCTCCGGGCCCGACGTCGAGCGGGTGGCGGCGAACACCTACGGCGTCATGGAGTACGTCGACCGGTTCGATCTGCTCGCGGAGGTCGGTGTCGACGAGTCGGCCGCCCGCGAGCGGCTGACCTACCACGGCCACTGCCACCAGAAGGCGACGAAGAAGGACGGCCACGCCGCGACGGTGCTCGAGGCCGCCGGCTACGAGGTCGACGCCCTCGACTCGGGCTGTTGCGGGATGGCCGGGAGCTTCGGCTATGAGGCCGAACACTACTCGCTCAGTCGGAAGATCGGGTCGATCCTCTTCGAACAAGTCGACGACAGCGACGGTGACGAAGTCGTCGCGCCCGGCGCCTCCTGTCGGACCCAACTCGAGGGCCACGAGGGCGACTATCCGGCCCACCCGGTCGAGAAACTCGCGGCCGTGGTCCGCTGA
- the gdhB gene encoding glutamate dehydrogenase GdhB, producing the protein MTTTPPEEAEADTGSDDAPASALVTARRQLERAATHVDVDSGVIERLKHPTKVQQVSVPLEREDGSVEVFTGYRAQHDDVRGPYKGGLRFHPEVTAEECTGLSMWMTWKCAVMDLPFGGGKGGVAVDPKQLTADETERLTRRFAEELRDVVGPTKDVPAPDMGTDAQTMAWFMDAYSMQQGETIPGVVTGKPPVVGGSYGREEAPGRSTAIAAREAVDYYDRDLEDTTIAVQGFGSVGANAARLLEDWGATVVAVSDVNGAIYDPDGLDTHAVPTHEEEPEAVLEQDAPETLSNEAILELDVDVLIPAAVGNVITADNADAIDADIVVEGANGPTTFAADAILAERGVHVIPDILANAGGVTVSYFEWLQDINRRQWSLERVNEELEEHMLEAWADVREEVEAKDLTWRDAAYVVALSRIAEAKATRGLWP; encoded by the coding sequence ATGACTACGACACCCCCAGAAGAAGCCGAAGCCGACACCGGATCGGACGATGCCCCAGCATCGGCGCTCGTCACGGCGCGTCGCCAACTCGAGCGGGCGGCGACCCACGTCGACGTCGATTCCGGCGTGATAGAGCGATTAAAACACCCGACCAAGGTCCAGCAGGTCTCGGTACCCCTCGAGCGCGAGGACGGCTCCGTCGAGGTCTTCACCGGCTACCGCGCCCAGCACGACGACGTTCGCGGCCCGTACAAGGGCGGACTGCGCTTTCACCCCGAGGTGACCGCCGAGGAGTGCACCGGGCTCTCGATGTGGATGACCTGGAAGTGCGCCGTGATGGACCTCCCCTTCGGCGGCGGGAAGGGCGGCGTCGCCGTCGACCCGAAGCAACTGACCGCGGACGAGACCGAGCGACTCACCCGCCGGTTCGCCGAGGAACTGCGTGACGTCGTCGGACCGACGAAGGACGTCCCCGCGCCGGACATGGGTACCGACGCCCAGACGATGGCCTGGTTCATGGACGCCTACTCGATGCAACAGGGCGAGACCATCCCCGGCGTCGTCACCGGCAAACCGCCCGTCGTCGGCGGCTCCTACGGCCGCGAGGAGGCGCCCGGTCGCTCGACCGCCATCGCCGCGCGCGAGGCCGTCGACTACTACGACCGCGACCTCGAGGACACCACGATCGCCGTCCAGGGCTTCGGCAGCGTCGGCGCCAACGCGGCGCGCCTGCTCGAGGACTGGGGCGCGACCGTCGTCGCCGTGAGCGACGTCAACGGCGCGATCTACGATCCCGACGGGCTCGACACCCACGCGGTCCCGACCCACGAGGAGGAGCCCGAAGCCGTCCTCGAGCAGGACGCCCCCGAAACGCTCTCCAACGAGGCGATCCTCGAGCTCGACGTCGACGTGCTGATCCCCGCGGCCGTCGGCAACGTCATCACCGCCGACAACGCCGACGCGATCGACGCGGACATCGTCGTCGAGGGCGCCAACGGCCCGACCACGTTCGCCGCCGACGCCATCCTCGCAGAGCGCGGCGTCCACGTCATTCCGGACATCCTCGCCAACGCCGGCGGCGTCACCGTCTCGTACTTCGAGTGGCTCCAGGACATCAACCGCCGGCAGTGGTCCCTCGAACGCGTCAACGAGGAACTCGAGGAGCACATGCTCGAGGCGTGGGCCGACGTCCGCGAGGAGGTCGAGGCGAAGGACCTGACGTGGCGCGACGCGGCCTACGTTGTCGCGCTCTCACGGATCGCCGAGGCGAAGGCGACGCGCGGACTCTGGCCGTAA
- a CDS encoding M24 family metallopeptidase — translation MPRDIFDDAEYERRVSRTKERLREEDLDAIVVSDPANMNYLTGYDGWSFYVHQAVVVTPDRDEPVWIGREMDGGGARATTSLSDESILSYSDDHVHSPHDLHPMDYVAGVLEDLDVADGRIGLEMDASYFTAKSYTRLQKNLPEAEFEDATLLVGWVRIKKSEQELEYMREAARISENAMQAGLDAIEEGVPEYEAARAIYDALIAGTDEYGGDYPSIVPLMPSGDHTDTPHLTWTDREFEDGDPVIIELSGCRHRYHSPLARTTFVGDPPAELEETADIVVEGIEAALDAVEPGVTCESVEKAWRDTIAQYGLEKEDRIGYSMGLGYPPDWGEHTASIRPGDETVLEEDMTFHMIPGIWTEEVGMEISETFRVTGCGAETLADFPRELFTT, via the coding sequence ATGCCCCGAGATATTTTCGACGACGCCGAATACGAACGCCGAGTCTCCCGGACGAAAGAGCGGTTGCGCGAGGAGGACCTCGACGCGATCGTCGTCTCGGATCCGGCCAACATGAACTACCTCACCGGCTACGACGGCTGGTCGTTCTACGTCCACCAGGCGGTCGTCGTCACCCCCGACCGCGACGAACCGGTCTGGATCGGCCGCGAGATGGACGGCGGCGGCGCTCGAGCGACCACGTCCCTCTCCGACGAGAGCATCCTGTCCTACAGCGACGACCACGTCCACTCGCCCCACGACCTCCACCCGATGGACTACGTCGCGGGCGTCCTCGAGGACTTAGACGTCGCCGACGGCCGCATCGGCCTCGAGATGGACGCCTCGTACTTCACCGCGAAGTCCTACACCCGACTCCAGAAGAACCTCCCCGAGGCCGAGTTCGAGGACGCGACGCTGCTGGTCGGCTGGGTGCGGATCAAGAAGTCCGAACAGGAACTCGAGTACATGCGCGAGGCCGCGCGTATCTCCGAGAACGCGATGCAGGCCGGCCTCGATGCCATCGAGGAGGGCGTCCCGGAGTACGAGGCCGCCAGGGCGATCTACGACGCCCTCATCGCGGGCACCGACGAGTACGGCGGCGACTACCCCTCGATCGTTCCGCTGATGCCGTCCGGCGACCACACCGACACGCCTCACCTGACCTGGACCGACCGCGAGTTCGAGGACGGCGATCCGGTCATCATCGAGCTCTCGGGCTGTCGCCACCGCTATCACTCGCCGCTGGCCCGCACCACGTTCGTCGGCGACCCGCCCGCCGAACTCGAGGAGACCGCCGATATCGTCGTCGAGGGGATCGAGGCCGCACTCGACGCCGTCGAACCGGGCGTCACCTGCGAGTCCGTCGAGAAGGCCTGGCGCGACACCATCGCCCAGTACGGCCTCGAGAAGGAGGACCGCATCGGCTACTCGATGGGGCTGGGCTACCCGCCGGACTGGGGCGAGCACACGGCCAGCATCCGGCCCGGCGACGAGACCGTCCTCGAGGAGGACATGACGTTCCACATGATCCCGGGCATCTGGACCGAGGAGGTCGGCATGGAGATCAGCGAGACGTTCCGCGTCACCGGCTGCGGTGCGGAGACGCTGGCCGACTTCCCGCGGGAACTGTTCACGACCTAA
- a CDS encoding CDP-2,3-bis-(O-geranylgeranyl)-sn-glycerol synthase produces MAILETIVIAFWAMLPAYVPNNAAVLAGGGRPIDGGRTWGDKRMLGDGKTWRGTAAGIVAGLALAGLLTVLAPAVADATGIDVPEFEPLAALGLAAGAMLGDILASFLKRRTGRQRGAMFPGLDQLDFVVVSLPLTALLAREWFFEVFTVGVVAVVVILTPILHVTTNMIAYKLGLKNEPW; encoded by the coding sequence ATGGCAATCCTCGAGACAATCGTGATCGCGTTCTGGGCGATGTTGCCCGCATACGTTCCCAACAACGCCGCGGTGTTGGCCGGCGGCGGGCGACCGATCGACGGCGGCCGAACGTGGGGCGACAAACGCATGCTGGGCGACGGCAAGACCTGGCGGGGCACCGCCGCCGGAATCGTCGCTGGCCTCGCGCTGGCGGGCCTCCTGACGGTGCTCGCGCCGGCCGTCGCCGACGCGACCGGGATCGACGTCCCCGAGTTCGAACCCCTCGCGGCGCTGGGTCTCGCCGCCGGGGCCATGCTCGGCGACATCCTCGCGTCGTTTCTCAAACGCCGCACCGGTCGCCAGCGCGGCGCGATGTTCCCTGGGCTCGATCAACTGGACTTCGTCGTCGTCTCGCTTCCCCTGACGGCGCTGCTGGCGCGGGAGTGGTTCTTCGAGGTCTTCACAGTGGGGGTCGTCGCCGTCGTCGTGATCCTCACGCCGATCCTGCACGTGACGACCAACATGATCGCGTACAAACTCGGGCTGAAGAACGAGCCCTGGTAG
- the aglF gene encoding UTP--glucose-1-phosphate uridylyltransferase AglF — translation MQAVVLAAGKGTRLRPLTDDKPKVLVEVNDKPLIEDVFDNLLEIGVNDIVVVVGYQKEQIIERYGDEYEGVPITYAHQRKQLGLAHAILQAEPHIDEDFVLMLGDNVFRGNLGDVVNRQQEDRADAAFLVEEVPYEEASRYGVLDTNEYGEIVEVVEKPDDPPSNLVMTGFYTFTPAIFHACHLVQPSDRGEYELPDAIDLLIQSGRTIDAIRMDGWRIDVGYPEDREAAEERLQDDGKAVEAAVTAE, via the coding sequence ATGCAAGCAGTCGTTTTAGCAGCCGGAAAAGGCACCCGCCTCCGGCCGCTCACCGACGACAAACCGAAGGTCCTCGTCGAGGTAAACGACAAACCCCTCATCGAGGACGTCTTCGATAACCTCCTCGAGATCGGCGTCAACGACATCGTCGTCGTCGTCGGCTACCAGAAGGAACAGATCATCGAGCGCTACGGCGACGAGTACGAGGGCGTTCCGATCACCTACGCTCACCAGCGCAAACAGCTCGGCCTCGCTCACGCGATCCTCCAGGCCGAACCCCACATCGACGAGGACTTCGTCCTCATGCTCGGGGACAACGTCTTCCGCGGGAACCTCGGGGACGTCGTCAACCGCCAGCAGGAGGATCGCGCGGACGCCGCGTTCCTCGTCGAGGAGGTGCCCTACGAGGAGGCCTCCCGCTACGGCGTGCTCGACACGAACGAGTACGGCGAGATCGTCGAGGTCGTCGAGAAGCCCGACGACCCGCCGTCGAACCTCGTCATGACGGGCTTTTACACGTTCACGCCGGCGATCTTCCACGCCTGTCACCTCGTCCAGCCCAGCGACCGCGGCGAGTACGAACTGCCGGACGCGATCGACCTGCTGATCCAGTCGGGGCGGACCATCGACGCGATCCGGATGGACGGCTGGCGCATCGACGTGGGCTACCCCGAGGACCGCGAGGCCGCCGAAGAACGCCTACAGGACGACGGCAAGGCGGTCGAAGCAGCAGTAACGGCCGAGTGA
- a CDS encoding oligosaccharide flippase family protein — protein sequence MRLGQTSIIYFLSKLFASGLGFLATIYIARMLGPGPLGVYSVAIGLVSWLAIAGKVGLSGAISKRVSEGEDRGEYALAGTTIIFSLFVLVACGLVLFRTQVADYIGYPATGYIVLILLVVLLNSLINSLLVGLHLVHVSGVLSPVRTGGRALLQIALIATGAGTAGLFTGHIVGYCLVIGIGGFFIARNLPDLSRPKRRHFERLVDFAKFSWLGSLQSKMFSYTDIIVLGVFVSSGLIGVYAAAWNIAEFLILFSGALSSTLFPEISSLSAEEDSQVVARIVEQSLSFGGLFLVPGLFGGALLGERILRIYGPEFPKGSTILTVLIVANLLMGYQNQLLNTLNAIDRPDLAFRVNVVFVAINVTLNVGLISLYGWLGAAVATTVSVAASLVLAYYHVDTIIDFAVPTGEIAKQWFAAVLMAGVVYAGLWTESTYRLLNHNVATVVLLVSLGAGVYFTVLLAISTEFRTVVDQNVPFGLPILSSG from the coding sequence ATGCGTCTCGGCCAAACCTCTATCATATATTTCCTTTCGAAACTCTTCGCATCGGGGCTCGGATTTCTGGCGACCATCTACATCGCCAGAATGCTTGGTCCGGGTCCGCTCGGCGTTTACAGCGTTGCCATCGGACTCGTTTCATGGCTCGCCATCGCAGGGAAAGTCGGTCTGTCTGGAGCGATATCGAAACGGGTCTCGGAGGGAGAAGACCGGGGCGAGTACGCACTCGCGGGGACGACTATCATCTTCAGTCTGTTCGTTCTTGTCGCCTGTGGACTCGTATTGTTTCGAACGCAGGTCGCCGACTACATCGGGTATCCCGCCACAGGATATATCGTGTTGATCCTGTTGGTAGTCCTCCTCAATAGTCTGATAAACTCGCTCCTCGTCGGACTACATTTGGTACACGTAAGCGGCGTGTTATCTCCGGTGCGGACTGGAGGCCGAGCGCTGCTTCAAATCGCTCTCATCGCCACCGGTGCGGGCACAGCTGGACTGTTTACAGGACACATCGTCGGATACTGTCTCGTCATTGGCATCGGCGGTTTCTTTATCGCTCGAAACTTACCGGACCTTTCCCGACCTAAGCGCCGACATTTCGAACGGCTCGTCGACTTCGCGAAGTTCTCCTGGCTTGGTAGTCTCCAGTCGAAGATGTTCAGCTATACCGATATTATCGTCCTCGGGGTGTTCGTGTCCTCGGGGCTGATCGGCGTCTACGCGGCGGCCTGGAATATCGCGGAGTTTCTCATCCTCTTTAGCGGCGCGCTCAGCTCAACCCTGTTTCCCGAAATAAGTTCGCTCTCGGCGGAGGAGGACTCACAGGTCGTCGCACGAATAGTCGAACAGTCGCTTTCGTTCGGCGGGCTCTTTCTGGTTCCCGGGTTGTTCGGCGGAGCGTTGCTCGGCGAGCGCATTCTCCGGATCTACGGCCCAGAGTTCCCGAAAGGGTCGACCATTCTAACGGTGCTGATCGTCGCGAACCTCCTCATGGGGTATCAGAACCAGCTGTTGAACACCCTCAATGCGATCGACCGTCCCGATCTCGCATTCAGAGTCAACGTCGTGTTCGTCGCGATCAACGTCACGCTCAACGTCGGGTTGATCTCTCTGTACGGCTGGCTCGGTGCGGCGGTGGCAACGACGGTCTCGGTCGCGGCCAGCCTCGTGCTGGCGTACTACCACGTGGACACGATCATCGACTTCGCGGTCCCGACGGGCGAGATCGCCAAACAGTGGTTCGCTGCCGTCCTCATGGCTGGCGTGGTGTACGCCGGGCTCTGGACGGAGTCGACCTATAGACTGCTTAATCACAACGTCGCGACCGTCGTGTTGCTTGTCAGCCTCGGCGCGGGCGTCTACTTCACTGTGCTACTGGCGATTTCGACGGAGTTCCGAACGGTCGTCGACCAGAACGTCCCGTTCGGCCTCCCAATCCTCTCAAGCGGCTAA